From the Streptomyces sp. Sge12 genome, the window TACCCGCAGCCGCGGTCCGTACCCGTGCTGTGGCGCTACGCGGAGCTGCGCCCCCTGGTCCACAAGGCCCTCGGCCTCGTCGCGGGCGACGACGCCGGCCGCCGGGTCGTCATGCTCGTCAACCCGGGCCGCAAGGAGGTCAGCGCCGCCGCCGGACTCCTCTACACCGGGCTCCAGATCATGGGCCCCGGCGAGGCCATGACCGCCCACCGCCACCAGGCCGCGGCCCTGCGCTTCGTCCACGAGGGCACCGGAGCCTGGACGATCGTCGACGGCCAGAAGCTGAAGGTCGGCCCCCGCGACTTCGCGATCACCCCCAACGGGACCTGGCACGAGCACGGCAACGACGCCGACGACGCCCCCGTCATCTGGCAGGACGGACTCGACATCCCCTTGGTCAACGCGCTGGACGCTGGGTTCTACGAGGTCCACCCCGAGCTGTACCAGACCCCCGGGAAGGTCATCAACTCCTCGGTCCTGACCTATGCGGCGAACCTCCTGCCGTACGGTGCGCAGAAGTGGACCCGGCCGTATTCGCCGCTGCTCGCCTACCCCTGGGAGCCCACGTACGAGGCCCTGCGCGGCCTCGCGAAGGCGAGCGAGGGTTCCCCGTACGACGGGATCATCGCCGAGTACACCAACCCGGTCACCGGCGGCTCCGTCATGCCCACCATGGGCGCCCACATGCAGCTGCTGCGCCCCGGCCAGGCCACCCTCGCGCACCGCCACACCGGCTCGGTGATCTACACGGCGGCCAAGGGCCGCGGGGTCTCGGTGATCGCCGGACAGCGCTTCGAGTGGCAGCAGGGCGACATCTTCTGCGTCCCGTCCTGGGCCTGGCACGAGCACCACAACCTCGACCCGGCCGAGGACGCCTGCCTCTTCTCCTTCAACGACTTCCCCGTCATGCGCTCGCTCGGATTCCACCGGGAAGAGGCGTACCCCGACAACGGCGGCCACCAGCCCGCCACCGCCGCCTGACCCACGAGGAGCCCCCGCATGCGCGTGCTGACCTTCACCCACGGCCCCGACGACACCACCGAACGACTGGGCGCCGAGAGCGACGGCCTCGTCCTCGACCTCGCGGTCCTCGCCGACCACGCCGGTGTCCGACTCCCGCACGACCTGCTGTCCTTCGTCCAGGCCGGCCCCGCCGCCCTGGAGGCGGCCCGGAGCCTGCTCGCCGCGGACCCCGCCGGCCGCCCGGACGGGGCCGTCCACCGCCCCGGCGACGTGACCCTGCGCGCACCCCTGCGCCCGGGCAAGATCATCGGAGTGGGACTCAACTACATCGAGCACGTCGAGGAGTCCAGCCGCAGCCTCGACACCGACAAGGACCTGCCGCCGCGCCCGGTCCTCTTCGGCAAGCCCGCCACCGCCGTCACCGGACCCGGAGCGCCGATCCTGCACAACGCCGACCTGACCACCCAGCTGGACTGGGAGTGCGAGCTCGCCGTCGTCATCGGCCGCACCGCCTTCCGGGTGAGCGAGGAGGAGGCGTACGACCACATCTTCGGCTTCAGCATCATCAACGACATCAGCGCCCGCGACCAGCGGCGTTCCGGCCAGTGGTTCTTCTCCAAGGGCCAGGACTCCTACGCCCCCTTCGGCCCGGTGGTCGTGACCCGCGACGCGATCCACGACCCGATGGCCCTCAACCTCTCGCTGCGCGTCAACGGCGTCACCAAGCAGAAGTCGAACACCCGGCACATGCTCTTCCCGATCGCCCGACTCATCGCCGACATCAGCTCCGGCATGACCCTGGAACCCGGCGACGTGATCGCGACGGGCTCACCGTCCGGCGTCGGCGCCGGCATGGTCCCGCCCGAGTTCCTGCAACCCGGTGACACCGTCGAAGCCACGGTCGAAGGCATCGGCACCCTGACCAACCCCGTCGTCGACGCCCGCTGACCCCGCACAGGCAAAGAGGAGCACCCGTGTCACCCCGCACCTACCGCATCGGCCAGATCGTGCCGAGCTCCAACGTCACCATGGAGACCGAGGTCCCGGCCATCCTCCGGGCCCGCCAGGCCGTCGCACCCGACGAGCGCTTCACCTTCCACTCCAGCCGGATGCGCATGACCCATGTGACCCCGGAACAGCTCAAGGCCATGGACGCCGACTCCGACCGCTGCGCCGTGGAACTCTCCGACGCCAGGGTCGACGTACTGGGCTACGCCTGCCTGGTCGCCATCATGAGCATGGGCCTCGGCTACCACCGCACCTCGGAGCAGCGGCTGCACACGCGGACCGCCGAGAACGGCGCGCCCGCCCCCGTCGTCACCAGCGCCGGAGCCCTCGTCCACGGGCTGCACACCATCGGCGCCCGGAAGATCGTGCTGCTGGCCCCCTACATGCGCCCGCTCACCCGGACCGTCGTGGACTACCTCACGCACGAGGGCATCGAGGTCCTCGACCACCAGGCCCTCGAGATCCCCGACAACCTCGACGTCGCCGCCCACGACCCGGCCCGGCTGCCGGGCCTCGCGCGGGCCCTGGAGTACGCCGACGCGGACGCGGTCGTGCTCTCGGCCTGCGTGCAGATGCCGTCCCTGGGCGCCATCGAGGAGGCCGAGCAACTCCTCGGCAAGCCGGTGGTGTCGGCGGCCGTCTGCACCGCCCACCAGATGCTGCGCGCCCTGGACCTGGACGCGGTGGCCCCGGGCGCGGGCCACCTGCTCTCCGGCCCCTACGCACGCACCCCCCTGCCCACCCGAACCGCGTCCTAGCGCATCGGCGGCGGCACCGTGTAGTTCGGGATCGACGGGTCCTTCGGGTCGAAGGGCGTCGGCTTCCAGCTCGCCGGCGGCGGGCGGTCGGGCGCCGGGGGCGGGTTGGTGCCCCGGTCGGGGTTCTGCGGGATCTGCGACGGGCCCGCGGGGCTCCGCTCCGGCGCCGGTCCGCCCGGGGCCGAAGGCCCCGGCTCCGCGGACGGCTGCGCGCTCGCCGGCCCCGAGGGGGAGGGGGCCGGCGGGGCGGTCGCCGGGGTGGAGGCCGGGGCCGGAGCGCCCGGCTTCCCGGTGCCCGGCCCGTCCGCGCCGCCGGAGCAGCCGGCCAGCATCAGGGCGCCCGCCAGCGCCACGGTCACGGCGCCCGCCACCCGGTTTCCGGAACCCATGCCCACCGCCCGCCGTGCCGAACGGCCCGTCCGTTCGAGTCGGGCGATCGTAGCTCAGCCGCGCGCCGCCGCCCCCGGCAGGATGATCGTGACCCCGCGCCCCGGCGACGTACCCATCGCGGCCAGCGCCGCCGGGGCGTCGTCGAGCGGGACGGTCGAGGTGACCAGCAGGTCCGGCCGCAGCACCCCGCTCCGGACCAGTTCCATCATGGGCGGGTACGCGTGCGCCGCCATCCCGTGGCTGCCGAGGATCTCCAGCTCCCAGCCGATCACCCGGTCCATCGGCCAGGCCGCCGCGCCGGCCGCCGCCGGCAGCAGTCCCACCTGCACGTGCCGCCCCCGCCGGCGCAGCCCGGCCACCGAGGCCGCCGCCGTCTGCGGCGACCCCAGCGCGTCGAGCGAGAGGTGCGCGCCCCCGCCGGTCGCTTCCCGCACCGCCCGGGCGGTGTCGGCGCCGTCGCGGGCGTCCACGGCGTGCACGGCGCCGAACTTCCGCGCCAGTTCCAGCGCCTCCGGCGCCGTGTCCACCGCCACCACCCGGGCCCCGGCCGCAGCCGCGATCATCACGGCGGAGAGCCCCACCCCGCCGCAGCCGTACACGGACACCCATTCGCCCGCCGCCACCCTGCCCTGCGCCACCACCGCCCGGAAGGCCGTCGCGAAGCGGCAGCCGAGACCGGCCGCCGTCGCGTACGAGAGCTCCTCGGGCACGGCCACCAGGTTCACGTCGGCGTGGTCCAGGGCCACGTACTCGGCGAAGGACCCCCAGTGCGTGAACCCGGGCTGCGTCTGCCGGGCGCACACCTGGTGGTGGCCGGCCGCGCAGTCGGCGCAGCTGCCGCAGGCGCACACGAACGGCGTCGTGACCCGGTCACCGACCCGCCAGTTCCTGACACCGGCCCCCACCGCCTCGACCACACCCGCGAGTTCGTGCCCGGGGACGTGCGGCAGCACGATGTCCGGGTCGTGCCCCATCCAGCCGTGCCAGTCGCTGCGGCACAGCCCGGTGGCCTCGACGCGCACCACCACCCCGCCCGCCGGCGGAGCCGGCTCCGCCACGTCCTTGACCTCGGCCCGCTCCCCGTACCGCTCGAAGACCACCGCCCGCACGGCTGCCACCCTCCGCTCGACTGACCGGCACGCTACCGCGCGTCAGGGCGCGCCGTCCCCGGCCCGCGCGAGGGCCACTACTCCGGCGCAGATCAGGGCCACGCCCAGCAGCTGGGGGAGCAGCCACCAGCCCGACCGCAGGTGTTCCTCGTAGAGGATCACGCCCAGTGCGATGCTGATGCTCGCGTCGCCGAGCGTCAGCGCGGGCTGCGAGGCGACCAGCGGCCCGCCCTGCATGGCGTGTTCCAGCAGCAGCAGGGCGCAGATGCCGCTCGCCCCGAAGGCGTACGTCTCCCAGGTGGTCAGGAAGGCGACGAAGCCGCTGTCGTCGAGGACGTGCACCGCCGACTTCATCAGGGCGGCCGTGAGCGCGTAGCAGACGGCGGTGGCGGCCCCGAGGCACACGGCCCGCGAACGGCCGGGCGGACGGCGCAGACCTGCGACGGCGAGCAGGGCGACGACCACCGCGCAGGCGGTCAGCGCGACCGCCCACCGCTCGGTCGGCACGTCCGTACGGTTGCCCGCGGGCGAGGCGGCCACCAGTGCGATCCCGAGCCCCGCCACCACCCCCGCCACGGCCAGCCACAGCGCCCGCGGCAGCCGTTGCCGCGTCACCAGCGAGGCGATCAGCAGCGCGAGCGGCAGCTCCAGCACGAACAGCGGCTGTACGAGGGCCAGTGCGCCCGTGGCCAGGGCCGCGGCCTGCCCCGCACCGGCCGCGATGACGGCGAGGATGCCGCCGATCCACAGCGGGCGCTTCAGCAGATCGAGCACCAGGCCGAAGCGGAAGCCGTCGCTCTGCGGCACGGTGAGCGCGGCCCGCCGCTGGAGCACGGTGGCCAGCGCGTTGCTGAACGCCGCGAACAGCGCGAAGAGGACCGGCAGGACGACGCCCATGCCCCGATCCTCACGGCGCCCGCCGCGCGTCCGCGCCGCGACACCGGGCCGGGGCCCTCACGCCCCGCGCATTCCCCCGTCCGGACCTGCGCGCCGCAGGGCGAGCGCCGCGAGGGCCTCGGGGGCGCCGGCCTGGCCCCGGATACCGGGGAAGGCGTTGACGTCCACGATCAGCGGTGTCCCGCCCCCGGTGTCGATGATGTCCACGCCGTAGACGTCCAGCGCGAACACCGTCCCCACCTCGCGCACCAGATCGGCCCATCCGCGGGGCAGCTCGGCCAGGGGCAGCGACCGGGTGGGGCCACGGCCGCCGGGGGAGAGCTCGGATCGGCGCAGGGCCGAGAAGACCCGGTCCCCGATCGCCCACAGCTTGTGGTCCCAGCCGCTGTTGGGCGCGTACTCCTGCACCACCACCGGCTCGTGCGGCCACTGACGCGCCAACTCCCGCAGGCGCGTCACGTCGTCGACGCGCGCCACGAGGTCGCCCCGGCGGCTGCGCCGGCTCTTGAGCACCACGGGGCCGTCGAGCCGGGCCCCGGCGGCCCACGCCGAGAGGGACCCGTGGCCGCGGGTGGCGGCGAACGGCAGGCCGGCCCGCAGTGCGAGGTCCGCCATCTGCGTACGGTCCTGGCACAGCTCCGTGGCCGCCGCGGAGTTCACCACGGTCGCCCCGCGCCGCTCCAGGTCCCGCGCGAGCCCCAGCGCCTGCGGTGTCCGCGACTTCAGCAGGTACACCTCGGCGAGCGGCAGCGCCGCGGCTCCCGGTGCGGCCGGGTCGACGGCTTCGACGGTGTGTTCCGGGGCCAGCAGCGCGGTGGCGTCCGCCAGCAGCGGATGCCCGGGCTCCGGGGTGATCAGGCCGATCCTCACGCGCCGTCGCCCCCCACGGCCGAGACCTGCGCCGGGATCGACAGCGGAAGCGCCTCGTACGGCGGCGGCGTGGGCGAGGGCACCGTCGCGGTCGTGGTCGCCGGCGGCTGCGTCGGACCGCCCGCCCGCGCCAGGTCCAGGACCGCCCGGGCGACCCGCGCCGCCGCGTCCGGCACCTGACGGAAGCTCGGGAAGTCGTTCACGTCGACGACCACCGGCCCGTCCGGGCCCAGCAGCACGTCCACGCCGTACAGGTCCAGCCCGTACACCGCCCCGACCTGGGCGGCGATCGCCGCCACCTCGGCCGACAGCGGCACGCGGCGCTCCCGTACCGAGGGGTCCGGGTGCAGCGGGGAACACCGCTCGGTCGCGAACAGCTCGCCGCCGACCCCGTACACCTTGATGTCCGTACCCGAGTTGGGCACGTACGGCTGGGCGATGAGCAGGCCCTCGCCCGCGAGCACGGGCAGCAGGGATTCCAGCTGCTCCGGCGACGGCACCAGGTGCACGGCCCGTCCGGAGCTGCCGTCGGCGGGCTTGACGACGAGCGGGTACTCCGCCGCCGGGATCTCCCGGAGCAGCTCGGGGAGGGCCACCGCGTACGTCGGAGGCAGCGGGAGCCCCCGGCCGCGCCCGATGGCGGCGGCCAGCGCCTTGTCCCGTACGCCCCGGATCGACCGGGCGTCGTTGACGGTGGTCATGCCGGCCGCGGCCGCGGCCTCCAGCAGCGTCAGGCCCGGACCGCCGGACACCGTCTTGAGCACCCATGCGTCGTGCGCACCCGCGTCCACCACCTCGGTCATGCGCAGCAGCGAGCCACCGGGCCGCACCACGTCCACCTGGTGCCCCCACGCGGTCAGCTGCCCGATCACCTCGTTCGGCATGCCGTCGTGGCGGTAGTGCTCCTCCACCAGGAAGCAGAGCCTCATGGACCTTCCCCATATTCCCCGGACGTCCGCCGATACCGTCCGGCGAGTTGTGACGTCACAGGATGTCATGGACCGCAATGTGATGATCGGTCCGAGTGTGGGCTTCCTTGCCGTGCTGCTCCGCCGTGCTTCGCGGTCGCGCTTCCCGCCGCCGGGCCCGGCCGGCGGGCGCACGCGCCGGAAATCCCGGTGAATCATCGGACAATCGGCTGCTAGGTTGGCCGCGTGCCGAAGCTGAATCAGATCATCGCAGTGGAAAAGGGCGTCAAGTCCAAGTCCCTCCAGGAGCTCACGCAGGCTCACCACGACGTCCAGAAGCCCGCCCTGCTGGCCGGTATCTCCCGGACCTACCAGCCCAAGGACGAGGAGGGCGAGCAACTGCCGCCCGAGTCCACCCGGGTGCAGATCAAGGCCGAGGACGTGCTGCGCGCGACGGCCGGAACCCTCACGCGGCTGTTCGACGTGACGGCGACCAAGGACTGGGCCAACCGCAGCGCGGCCGCCGACGTCGTCGTGGACGGGACGGTCCTGCTGGCGCAGGTGCCCGTACCGTACCTGCTCTTCCTGGAGAAGCAGCTCACGGACATGCACACCTTCGTACGGAAGCTGCCGGTGCTGGACGCCTCCGAATCCTGGAACCTGGACCCGTCCACGGACTCCTGGAAGACGGACCCGGTGCGCACCATCCGCACCAAGAAGGTGCCGCGCAACCACGTGAAGGCCGAGGCCACCGAGAAGCACCCGGCGCAGGTCGAGGTGTACTACGAGGACGTTCCGGTCGGGTACTGGACGACCGTGAAGTTCTCCGGTGCGCTTCCCGCCCGGCGGGTCAACGAGCTGATCGACCGCGTGGAGAAGCTCCAGCAGGCCGTCAAGTTCGCCCGCGAGGAGGCCAACAGCGCCGAGGTCACCGACCAGCGGGTCGGGGACGCGGTGTTCGGCTACCTGTTCAGGTAGCCCCCAGAACTCCCCCTGTATGTCTGCAGGGGGTGCGCGAGAGCGCAAGCTGAAACTGATGTTGAAGCTGAACAGGGGTGTCAGTTGGGGGTTCGAATCCCTCCCCCGGCATTGCGTGCCGGGGTGGCCCAAGCCGGTAGAGGCGGCCCCTCAATCTCAGATTCTCGCTCCAGTCTCAGTATTCGCCGCCGAACACCGGATCGACCGAGCGTGGACGATCATCGATGGATGGGGGTTCAAGTCCCCTCTGCGCCTCTCCTCGTGGCGCGGTAGTTCAAAGGCAGAACACGTCGATCTAAGAATGATCCGCGACTCTTAAACGTGCCGGTGTGCGCAATTGGGTGGCACACAGGAGCCCGGGAGCTGGATATGCTCCCGGGCTCCGTCACGTTCCGGCGGGACCGGTACGGCCCCGGCCGGAACCGCTGCGGCTCAGGCCGTCACCGGTACGGACACGAACGCCTTGCCCGACTCGTTCTCGACGAGGATCGCCCGGACGTCCGCAGGGTCCACGGCCGCCGATCCGTCCAGCGCCGCGCCCTTGGCCTCGCCGTTCTCCTGGCTGCCCGTGACCCAGCCGCCGGCGGTGGTGCGCGTACCGTTCTTGGAGACCACGACCAGCCGGCACCGCTCGCCCGGCGGCACTCCCGTGACCGCCGCACGCACCCGCACCCACTTGGTGGCGGGCGTCATCTGCACGGTCATCCGCGCACCCGTGCCCTTGTCGGTCGCGGAGAGCACCTTGGTCCCCGCGGGGGGCGGCGACGGGTCCGCCGTGGCCGTCGGGGAGGGCGGCACGGGCGGCAGTGCGACGGCCCCCGATTCACCCGTACCCAGCTGGGTACCGGCCCAGAACACGGCGGCCAGCGAGGCCGCCACGGCCAGTCCCGTCAGACCCGCGCGCCGGCGCCGGTCACCCGCCTGCTCACCGCGCATCTGCCGCAGGGTGCGCTGCAGCAGCAGGTCCCCGCCCTGCGGCGGACCGTCGAGGAACGCCTCGTCGGGCACTTCGCCCAGTGCCGCCTCCATCTCGCGCAACGCGGTCACCTCCTCCCGGCACTGCACGCACCCGCTCATGTGTTCCTCGACCCGGCGGATCTCCTCGGCGTCCAGGACGCCGAGTACATAGGGGCCGAGCAGTTCCTCCTCGTGCCGCTGCCGGTTCATGCCACCACCTCACGCAGTCCGGCGGGCTGCTGGGGCGGCCTGCCCGATCGTTTTCCTTCTCTGGAACCGATGTCCCTGAAGCCGTCGCTCTTGAAGACGTCGCGCAGCGCCTTGAGGGCGTAGTGCGAACGCGATTTGACCGTGCCCGCCGGGATGCCGAGGCTGTCGGCCGCCTCCGCGACGCTGAGCTGCCGGTAGTACAACTCCTTGAGCACGTCGCGGTGTTCCGGCGACAGCTGGTCGAGGGCCCCCAGGACCGTCATGCTGTCCACCACCGAGTCGGCGTGGTCCGCCTCCACCGGGGGAGCGGAGGAGGCCCCGGAGACCTCCGCGGGCCGGGCGGCCTTGGCCCGGTAGCGGTCGGTGATGATGTTGCGGGCCACCGTGAGCAGCCAGCCGCGCACCGAGCCCTTTCCGTTGACCAGCACCTCGGAGTGCCGCCAGGCCCGGATGAGCGTCTCCTGGACGACATCCTCGGCGGCGGCCCGGTCTCCGGTGAGCCGGGTGGCGTACGCGAGCAGGGCGTGGCCGTGCTCCTCGTACACCGACTTGATCAGTGCCTCATCGGTCGAGCCCCGCCGAGTGCGGGGCCACAGTGGTCCGGCCATCTCACCCTCTCCGTCTTCCTCGCATATGTGGTGCGGTCGGAACACGCCATCGGGACGCATTCGGTTCAAGTGACCTGCGTCACTCAGATCCGGCAGACGCGGCCCGCGTTGAGGCAGTCGACGACCGCGGCCATCTGCCGGTCGGTCATCGCGTTCACGAACATCGCGTGATCGGTCTTCGGGCTGTGCCGCTGCTCCGGGAAGGAGTCGAGCGCCACGTTCAGCCCCGGGGGGACCTCGTAGGCGAGGGACAGGCGCAGTTCGGGCACCGGGAAGGTGTCCTTCGGGCAGACCCCGTTCCCGGCGGGGAAGCGCAGGTGCGAGCGGTGCGTGGCGCCGACGGTGTCGAGGCCGTTCCAGCAGCTCGGGAAGACCAGGGTGCGGGTCACCCGGTCACCGGTGGGGCAGCGCGGGTAGCGCGTCGTGGCCCGGTCCGGGGAGCCCGAACACCCCCAGCGGGCCCGGACGTCGGCCTCGTCGGCGGCCGTGTACGCGACGGCGTCGCCCGTCATCCCGCGCAGGAAGCGCGGCATCGGCACGACCTTGCTCACCGGGTTGCCGCGGAACTCCACCACGACCGAGGCCTCCGGCAGGATCTCGCCGACGTTGCCGTGTCCCGCCGAACCCTCGTGCGGGCGCGTGCCCGGGCGGTCGGGGCGCCGCAGGACGGGCCAGTAGTACGTGGACCGGTCGCCGCCGGTGCAGCTCGTGGCGGCGGCGTCCAGGGACGCCGCGGTCGACATCGCGTTCGTGGAGAGGTTTCCGACGTAGGCGTGCGTGTGGTGGGCGCCGCCCGGCAGGCCGGGCGAGACCACCAGGTTGTCCTCGTTGTAGTGGCCCTGCTCGTTGCGGCCGCACTCCACCACCACCGAGCCGGCCGACCCTTCGGGCCCCGGGACGGGTGTGGCGGCCGAGCCGCGCGGAACGTCGCGTATGTCGACATAGTCGGACGGCGCGGGCCGCCCGGACGCCGTTCCGGCGTGCGGCCCGACCGCCCGCGATGCTCCCAGTACCGCTGCGATCAGCCCGCCGCCCAGGACCAGGCAGATGATGAGCGTGAGCAGCCGGTGTTCGTTCCCCATGGCGGTCACCGTTGCCGGTGGCGCCCCCGTCGTCAACCTGGCATCCGTATGGCGGTCGCAGCGGGGCGGTTAGGGTGACGGCAGGGGTTCCGGTGAAAGGGGTCGCAGGCATGGACGCAGGGCTTGACCAGGAGCGCTGGGACGCCACGCGCTCCTGGGTGGAGAAGGGGCTGCCCGAGGCGGAGCGCATCGAGAAGGCGGTGCGGCTGCGCGGCGGCTGGACCTCGCAGATGCGGCGCCTGGACCTCTGCGACGGCCCGGACGGCCGGCGTTCGCTCGTCCTGCGGTCTTTCGTCAAGCCCTTCTACCTCCGGCACGCGGAGGGGCTGCTGAGCCGGGAGGCGGCGATCCTGGGCCTGCTCGGCGACACGGACGTGCCCGCGGCGACGCTCGTGGCGCTGGATGCGACGGGCGAGCACTGCGACCATCCCTCCCTGCTGATGTCCCTGCTGCCGGGGAGCGTGCGCCTGGACGACCGGGGCGCCGACGACCGCGCCGCACTGCTGGCCCGGCAGCTGGTGGACATCCACCGGCTGCGGGTGCCCGTACAGCGACGGCCGCGCACCTACCAGGCCTGGGCCTCTCCCGAGCGGGTGACCCCGCCCGCGGCCACCGGCCGGCCCGAGCTCTGGAGGCGGGCGGTCGACGTCATCCGCCGCGACGCACCCGCGTATCGGGGCTGTTTCCTGCACCGGGACTTCCACCCCGGGAACGTCCTCTTCACGGGCGCCGGCGCGGACCTCCGCATCAGCGGGGTCGTCGACTGGGTGGAGACCTCCTGGGGGCCGGCCGACCTCGACGTGGCCCACTGCTCGACGGCCCTGGCCCTCCTGCACGGCGTCCCCGCCGGCATGGCCTTCGCCGACCGCTACGCCGCCGCGGGAGGCACCCTGGCCGAGGATCCCGCGGCCCACCTCCACTGGCGGCTGCTGGACGCGCTGGGCTTCGCGCCGGACGCGGAGAAGGTGGCCGTCCCCTGGCGCGAACTGGGCCGCGCCGACCTGACGACCGGTGTGCTGACCGAGCGGCTGGAGGCGTACCTGCACGCCCTGTTCGAACGGTACGGCTGAACGGCGCCCCGCCGACCCAGGGGTCCAGGTTGTCCGTGGGGCCGCTTGTCCGGCCGGGC encodes:
- a CDS encoding phosphotransferase family protein — translated: MDAGLDQERWDATRSWVEKGLPEAERIEKAVRLRGGWTSQMRRLDLCDGPDGRRSLVLRSFVKPFYLRHAEGLLSREAAILGLLGDTDVPAATLVALDATGEHCDHPSLLMSLLPGSVRLDDRGADDRAALLARQLVDIHRLRVPVQRRPRTYQAWASPERVTPPAATGRPELWRRAVDVIRRDAPAYRGCFLHRDFHPGNVLFTGAGADLRISGVVDWVETSWGPADLDVAHCSTALALLHGVPAGMAFADRYAAAGGTLAEDPAAHLHWRLLDALGFAPDAEKVAVPWRELGRADLTTGVLTERLEAYLHALFERYG